A genomic segment from Aegilops tauschii subsp. strangulata cultivar AL8/78 chromosome 1, Aet v6.0, whole genome shotgun sequence encodes:
- the LOC109782830 gene encoding large ribosomal subunit protein uL10c, protein MTSVRSAAGVALPPIRLAVERARQEALRRELDGCQLLAGIWCHGFTVAQLRSIRASLPSTARLLVAKNSDLAAAVEGTRWESLRPCARGMNAWLFVRSDEIPPALRPYRDFQKEWRLQLNDFTGAVYEGRLYGPDDFAQLEAMPTRVQSYQYLLGCLQMPAVSVLAALRARQEAMAQAEQPPAEEAAPAPAPEQ, encoded by the coding sequence ATGACGTCCGTGCGCAGCGCCGCTGGGGTCGCGCTGCCGCCGATCCGCCTGGCGGTGGAGCGGGCGCGCCAGGAGGCGCTCCGGCGCGAGCTGGATGGGTGCCAGCTCCTCGCGGGCATCTGGTGCCACGGCTTCACGGTGGCGCAGCTCCGCAGCATCCGCGCGTCGCTCCCCTCCACGGCGCGGCTGCTGGTCGCCAAGAACTCGGACCTCGCGGCGGCGGTCGAGGGCACGCGCTGGGAGTCGCTCCGCCCCTGCGCCCGCGGCATGAACGCCTGGCTCTTCGTGCGCTCCGACGAGATCCCGCCGGCGCTCCGCCCCTACCGCGACTTCCAGAAGGAGTGGCGCCTCCAGCTCAACGACTTCACCGGCGCCGTCTACGAGGGCCGCCTCTACGGCCCCGACGACTTCGCACAGCTCGAGGCCATGCCCACCAGGGTGCAGTCCTACCAGTACCTCCTCGGGTGCCTCCAGATGCCCGCCGTCTCCgtcctcgccgccctccgcgcgcgccaggaggccatggcgCAGGCCGAGCAGCCGCCTGCCGAGGAGGCGGCTCCTGCTCCGGCGCCGGAGCAGTGA